A stretch of Metabacillus sp. FJAT-52054 DNA encodes these proteins:
- a CDS encoding LacI family DNA-binding transcriptional regulator, with protein MKRVTMADVAKAAGISKSTVSQFLNGRFEYMGQETKDRIKKAIDELGYHPNYVARSLKQKRTSLIGIIAANIVHTVSTEMSRAIEDYFQEKDIQVIFCNSYEDQDKEKKYIDSMRARQVDGLVIFPTGKNPELYKKLESEKYPVVFVDRKLDGIDVNTVVVDNRDAMDQAVGHLLKEGHEKLAILTPPPTIFPRRERVAGFIEALEKRGEPVNEHFIRSVEISEMVSVLEEMFANGKGPTALIAGNDLTYFEVMKFARKNEIRISRDLALVVFDNIEMAAISEPALTVIDQPAYEMGMKAADLLFEQISGKSDEKRLFVFQTELKIRESSTTIGG; from the coding sequence ATGAAACGCGTAACGATGGCAGATGTAGCCAAAGCAGCTGGAATCAGCAAAAGCACAGTTTCTCAATTTTTAAACGGACGTTTTGAATATATGGGCCAGGAAACGAAGGACCGAATCAAAAAAGCGATAGATGAGCTCGGGTATCATCCAAATTATGTAGCAAGAAGCCTGAAGCAAAAAAGAACGTCGCTTATCGGCATTATCGCCGCCAATATCGTCCATACCGTTTCGACGGAGATGAGCCGTGCCATCGAAGATTATTTTCAGGAAAAAGACATTCAGGTGATTTTCTGCAATTCTTATGAAGATCAGGATAAGGAAAAAAAGTATATCGACAGCATGAGAGCGAGACAGGTAGACGGACTCGTGATTTTTCCTACTGGGAAAAACCCTGAGCTCTATAAAAAGCTTGAGTCAGAGAAGTACCCTGTGGTATTCGTTGACCGCAAACTGGATGGGATCGATGTGAATACGGTGGTTGTCGACAACCGGGATGCAATGGATCAGGCTGTCGGTCACCTTTTGAAGGAAGGCCATGAAAAGCTTGCGATTTTAACGCCGCCTCCAACGATTTTTCCAAGAAGAGAGCGGGTGGCCGGATTTATAGAAGCACTTGAAAAACGAGGGGAACCGGTCAATGAGCATTTCATAAGATCTGTTGAAATTTCGGAGATGGTATCGGTCCTTGAAGAGATGTTTGCTAACGGAAAAGGGCCGACCGCACTCATTGCGGGAAATGATCTGACGTATTTTGAAGTGATGAAGTTCGCCCGTAAAAATGAAATCCGTATCAGCAGAGATCTCGCCCTCGTGGTCTTCGATAATATTGAAATGGCGGCCATATCCGAGCCTGCTCTCACGGTAATTGACCAGCCCGCCTACGAGATGGGTATGAAGGCTGCGGACTTATTATTCGAACAGATCAGCGGCAAATCTGATGAAAAGAGATTATTCGTATTCCAGACAGAGTTGAAGATTAGAGAATCATCAACCACGATCGGAGGATGA
- a CDS encoding FMN-dependent NADH-azoreductase: protein MANILYVKANPKGDEMSFSARVANTFLDAYQTENTGDKLETLDLYNTDLPMIDADVLGGWGKLAAGQELTDAEKAKITRLSQLVDQFLEADKVVFSAPMWNFGFPPLMKAYIDAIAVAGKTFKYTENGPVGLSGDKKVALIEARGGVYSEGPAQPMEHTESYFRAVMSFLGINDVTVVLAEGMAADPAAADEIFGKSVEKAKEAALSF from the coding sequence ATGGCAAACATTCTTTACGTAAAAGCAAATCCAAAAGGTGACGAAATGTCATTCTCAGCACGTGTAGCTAATACGTTCCTAGATGCTTATCAAACAGAAAACACAGGAGATAAATTGGAAACACTTGATCTTTACAATACAGATCTTCCAATGATTGACGCTGATGTTCTTGGCGGCTGGGGCAAACTTGCTGCAGGACAGGAGCTAACAGATGCTGAGAAAGCAAAAATCACCCGCCTTTCCCAGCTTGTAGATCAATTCCTTGAAGCAGACAAAGTGGTATTCTCTGCTCCAATGTGGAACTTTGGCTTCCCTCCATTGATGAAAGCATACATCGACGCAATCGCAGTAGCAGGCAAAACGTTTAAATACACTGAAAATGGTCCAGTCGGTCTTTCCGGCGACAAAAAAGTAGCTCTAATCGAAGCACGCGGCGGCGTTTATTCTGAAGGTCCGGCGCAGCCTATGGAACACACTGAAAGCTACTTCCGTGCAGTAATGAGCTTCCTTGGCATCAATGATGTGACAGTGGTTCTTGCTGAAGGAATGGCTGCAGATCCTGCAGCAGCAGATGAAATCTTCGGAAAATCTGTAGAAAAAGCAAAAGAAGCAGCTCTAAGCTTCTAA
- a CDS encoding MFS transporter, which produces MKGTLSKQRWIRLIPIAFITYSLAYLDRANYGFGAAGGMAEDLHITAAMSSLLGSLFFLGYFFFQIPGAHYAENKSAKKLIFWSLILWGGLATATGLITNVNLLIVIRFMLGVVESAVMPSMLVFLSHWFTKEERSRANTFLILGNPATVLWMSILSGYLVESVGWRWMFILEGLPAIIWAFFWWKLVNDEPKDAKWLNEQEKRDLQIQLDQEQQGLKPVKNYAEAFKSKTVILLSLQYALWSIGVYGFVMWLPSIIKAAPNMDIVTTGWLSSVPYILAIIGMLSASYFSDKTLNRSAFVWPFLLIGALAFYGSYLIGTSNFWLSFVLLIIAGGAMYAPYGPFFAIIPEILPRNVAGGAMALINSMGALGSFAGSYLVGYLNGTTGGFGASYLFMSGALLLSAIITIFAVKNTAAARHQSAVESA; this is translated from the coding sequence ATGAAAGGGACATTATCTAAACAGCGCTGGATTCGACTAATTCCAATTGCATTTATTACGTACAGCCTCGCTTATCTGGATCGGGCCAATTATGGATTCGGGGCAGCGGGAGGAATGGCAGAGGATCTGCATATCACGGCAGCGATGTCGTCGCTGCTCGGGTCGCTTTTCTTCCTGGGATATTTCTTTTTTCAAATTCCGGGAGCTCATTATGCCGAAAATAAAAGTGCGAAAAAGCTGATTTTCTGGTCGCTTATTTTATGGGGAGGACTGGCAACGGCGACAGGGTTGATTACAAACGTAAACCTTCTCATTGTCATCCGCTTTATGCTGGGAGTCGTAGAAAGTGCTGTAATGCCGTCCATGCTCGTTTTCTTAAGTCACTGGTTTACGAAAGAGGAGCGGTCCAGGGCGAATACGTTTCTTATCCTTGGGAACCCGGCGACCGTGCTGTGGATGTCGATTCTATCCGGATATTTAGTAGAATCCGTTGGCTGGCGCTGGATGTTTATTTTGGAAGGGCTGCCGGCAATAATCTGGGCATTCTTCTGGTGGAAGCTCGTTAACGATGAACCAAAGGACGCCAAATGGCTGAACGAGCAGGAAAAAAGAGACCTGCAAATCCAGCTGGATCAAGAGCAGCAAGGCTTGAAGCCTGTGAAAAATTACGCAGAAGCATTTAAATCCAAAACGGTTATTCTGCTCAGTCTTCAATATGCACTTTGGAGCATCGGGGTTTACGGGTTTGTGATGTGGCTTCCTTCTATTATTAAAGCAGCGCCGAACATGGATATTGTTACAACGGGATGGCTTTCATCTGTTCCCTATATTTTAGCCATTATCGGGATGCTGTCCGCATCTTATTTCTCAGATAAAACCCTTAACCGCAGTGCTTTTGTCTGGCCGTTCCTGCTGATTGGGGCACTCGCGTTTTATGGTTCCTATCTAATTGGAACGAGCAATTTCTGGCTTTCTTTTGTTTTGCTCATTATTGCAGGAGGAGCGATGTACGCCCCGTATGGTCCGTTCTTTGCCATCATACCGGAGATTTTGCCTCGTAATGTTGCAGGGGGCGCGATGGCCCTCATCAATAGCATGGGGGCACTCGGATCATTTGCAGGTTCCTACCTTGTCGGTTATTTAAATGGAACAACAGGAGGATTTGGGGCTTCTTATCTTTTCATGTCGGGTGCCCTGCTTCTGTCCGCGATTATTACGATTTTTGCCGTAAAGAATACAGCTGCAGCGAGACACCAATCTGCCGTTGAAAGCGCTTAA
- a CDS encoding sugar kinase — protein sequence MLDTVTFGEAMAMFIADDTGPLYKAKHFTRSLAGAETNTAIGFARLGFKSGWASKVGSDAFGEFIMDRLKKEGVNVDCVLTDSRYPTGFQIKSKVLEGDPEVQYFRRGSAASTLSPEDADSRYFLSAKHLHLTGIPLALSEQTRAFSHHILTLMKEAGKTVSFDPNLRPSLWNSQEEMAKEINKAAFQADYVLPGVEEGRILTGSSQPETIADFYLEHGVKAVAVKLGPDGAFFKTAGQRGLVEGFKVDRVVDTVGAGDGFAVGFVSGILEGLPMEEAVLRGNAIGAMAVQSIGDSDGYPVREELERYMKEHVKEADEV from the coding sequence ATGCTGGATACAGTGACGTTCGGCGAAGCAATGGCCATGTTCATAGCCGATGATACAGGACCTCTTTATAAAGCAAAGCATTTCACCAGGTCTCTGGCGGGGGCGGAAACCAATACAGCGATAGGGTTTGCGAGGCTTGGCTTTAAAAGCGGCTGGGCGAGCAAGGTCGGAAGCGATGCATTTGGCGAATTTATTATGGACCGGCTGAAAAAAGAAGGCGTGAATGTTGACTGTGTTTTGACGGATTCCCGCTATCCGACTGGATTCCAGATTAAATCCAAGGTTTTAGAGGGAGATCCTGAGGTGCAGTATTTCAGAAGAGGTTCTGCAGCAAGCACCCTTTCACCCGAAGATGCCGACAGCCGCTATTTTCTTTCGGCAAAGCATCTCCATCTAACGGGGATTCCCCTAGCATTGTCTGAACAGACGAGGGCTTTTTCACATCATATCCTTACGCTGATGAAGGAAGCGGGCAAAACGGTTTCCTTTGATCCGAACCTGAGGCCATCATTATGGAACTCTCAGGAGGAAATGGCGAAGGAGATAAACAAAGCAGCATTCCAAGCAGATTATGTTCTGCCGGGAGTGGAAGAGGGACGTATTTTGACAGGATCGAGTCAGCCTGAAACAATTGCAGATTTTTACCTGGAGCACGGGGTGAAGGCAGTGGCCGTTAAACTGGGACCGGATGGAGCGTTCTTTAAAACAGCAGGGCAAAGAGGGCTTGTGGAAGGCTTCAAGGTTGATAGAGTCGTAGATACCGTCGGGGCAGGAGACGGATTTGCCGTCGGTTTTGTGAGTGGAATTCTTGAGGGGCTCCCAATGGAAGAGGCTGTTTTGAGAGGAAATGCTATCGGGGCAATGGCGGTCCAGTCAATCGGCGACAGTGATGGATACCCGGTTAGAGAAGAGCTCGAACGATATATGAAAGAGCATGTTAAGGAGGCTGATGAGGTATGA
- a CDS encoding divergent PAP2 family protein: protein MKELIKNRGILTALAGIGIAQGLKIFGHKKLTGKWDWRPMFTTGGMPSSHSAGVSSLATYVAAKNGSSSIETALAVVFGIIVMYDAQGIRRHTGEIAALVNDIDADIEVLSGHFPGLGHVKQKEELKELLGHQPEEVFYGAMLGVIIGLISARTESE from the coding sequence GTGAAGGAATTGATTAAGAATCGAGGAATTTTGACAGCATTAGCAGGAATAGGGATTGCACAGGGTTTGAAAATATTTGGCCATAAGAAGCTGACTGGAAAATGGGATTGGCGTCCGATGTTTACAACGGGCGGAATGCCGAGTTCCCACTCCGCAGGCGTATCTTCTCTTGCTACATATGTGGCGGCTAAAAATGGGAGTTCTTCCATTGAAACCGCACTGGCGGTTGTTTTTGGAATTATTGTGATGTATGATGCGCAAGGAATTAGAAGGCATACGGGAGAGATTGCTGCACTCGTCAATGATATTGATGCAGATATCGAGGTTCTCTCGGGGCATTTTCCCGGGCTGGGCCATGTAAAGCAAAAAGAAGAATTAAAAGAACTTTTGGGTCATCAGCCTGAAGAGGTCTTTTATGGAGCGATGCTTGGGGTTATTATAGGGCTTATTAGCGCTAGAACTGAATCGGAATAG
- the hxlB gene encoding 6-phospho-3-hexuloisomerase, whose amino-acid sequence MNVNDIVAEVASVLQQTDSQSAEKAVERIYRAKRIFVAGEGRSGLMAKSFAMRLMHLGLVVYVIGETTTPSVKKEDLLILVSGSGKTKSVEWLSVKAKELGTELLVFTANADTLLAQNAGEESVVIVPAATKYRKPGEKMSIQPLGSLFDQSIHLLFDWICLSLSERKSLDHDQVLGMHSNME is encoded by the coding sequence TTGAATGTTAATGATATCGTTGCGGAAGTGGCTTCCGTTCTCCAGCAAACAGACAGTCAATCTGCAGAAAAAGCAGTGGAAAGGATCTACAGGGCAAAACGGATTTTTGTAGCCGGGGAAGGGCGCTCCGGTCTCATGGCTAAATCATTTGCTATGAGGCTCATGCACCTTGGTCTAGTCGTTTATGTCATCGGAGAAACGACCACTCCTTCTGTAAAAAAGGAAGATTTGCTTATACTTGTATCCGGCTCCGGAAAAACAAAAAGCGTGGAATGGCTTTCTGTAAAAGCAAAGGAGCTGGGGACAGAGCTCCTCGTTTTTACAGCGAATGCAGATACATTGCTTGCACAGAACGCCGGAGAAGAGTCGGTTGTGATTGTGCCGGCGGCTACGAAATACCGGAAGCCGGGAGAAAAGATGAGCATTCAGCCGCTCGGATCCCTTTTTGATCAGAGTATCCATTTGCTGTTTGACTGGATTTGCCTCAGCCTGTCTGAACGGAAGAGCCTCGATCATGATCAGGTTTTGGGGATGCATAGCAACATGGAATGA
- a CDS encoding amino acid ABC transporter ATP-binding protein, whose product MDREMIKAEKLNKSFGELHVLKDIDMTVYESEVVCLIGASGSGKSTLLRCLNFLEKRDNGKIVIEGEEVTKESHDINEVRQKVGMVFQHFHLFPHKTVLGNVIEAPLMVKKMKKEQAVQLGKDLLKKVGLEDKADVYPSKLSGGQKQRVAIARALAMEPDIMLFDEPTSALDPELVGEVLETMKQLAEEGKTMIVVTHEMGFAREVADSIVYMHEGRIVEKGTPDQFFDNPKEERSKEFLMSTTFK is encoded by the coding sequence ATGGATAGGGAAATGATAAAAGCAGAAAAACTGAACAAATCGTTCGGAGAGCTTCATGTATTAAAGGATATTGATATGACGGTCTATGAAAGTGAAGTGGTTTGCCTGATCGGCGCCAGTGGATCAGGGAAAAGCACCTTGCTGCGCTGCCTCAATTTTTTAGAGAAGCGAGATAACGGCAAGATCGTCATTGAAGGCGAAGAAGTAACGAAAGAATCACATGATATTAATGAGGTCCGCCAAAAAGTCGGAATGGTGTTCCAGCATTTTCACCTCTTTCCTCATAAAACAGTGCTTGGTAACGTTATAGAAGCGCCGCTTATGGTGAAAAAAATGAAAAAAGAGCAGGCCGTTCAACTAGGCAAAGACCTTTTGAAAAAAGTAGGGCTTGAGGACAAAGCGGACGTTTATCCAAGCAAGCTTTCCGGAGGACAAAAGCAGCGGGTAGCCATAGCACGTGCGCTTGCAATGGAACCGGACATCATGTTGTTTGATGAACCGACTTCAGCGCTTGATCCTGAGCTTGTAGGCGAAGTGCTCGAAACGATGAAACAGCTCGCTGAAGAAGGGAAAACAATGATTGTCGTCACTCATGAAATGGGATTTGCACGTGAGGTAGCCGATTCCATCGTCTATATGCACGAAGGACGGATTGTGGAGAAAGGAACGCCGGATCAGTTCTTTGACAACCCGAAGGAAGAGCGCTCGAAGGAATTTTTGATGTCGACAACGTTTAAATAA
- the yhbH gene encoding sporulation protein YhbH has product MSKGDASNFVISNEDWSLHRKGYDDQLRHQEKVQEAIKNNLPDLITEESIIMSNGKNVVKIPIRSLDEYKIRYNYDKNKHVGQGDGDSQVGDVVARDGSQQGQGPGKGQGAGDQAGEDYYEAEVSMMELQEALFSELELPNLKRKEMAENVVENIEFNDIRKTGLMGNIDKKRTMMSAYKRNAMKGKAQFYPIYPEDLKFKTWNEVIKPESKAVVIAMMDTSGSMGLWEKYMARSFFFWMTRFLRTKYEHVEIEFIAHHTEAKVVSEEDFFNKGESGGTICSSVYRKALEIIDEKYQPARYNIYPFHFSDGDNLTSDNARCVKLVGELMKVSNMFGYGEVNQYNRHSTLMSAYKNITNENFRYYILKQKVDVFHAMKSFFRKEAAEMTS; this is encoded by the coding sequence ATGTCAAAAGGAGACGCAAGCAACTTCGTCATTTCGAATGAAGATTGGTCCCTCCACCGCAAAGGCTATGACGACCAGCTAAGGCATCAGGAGAAGGTACAGGAAGCGATTAAGAACAACCTGCCTGACCTGATAACCGAGGAAAGCATCATTATGTCCAATGGGAAAAACGTAGTGAAGATTCCAATCCGGTCACTAGATGAATATAAGATTCGCTATAATTATGATAAAAACAAACATGTCGGGCAGGGTGACGGCGACAGCCAGGTTGGAGATGTGGTCGCACGGGACGGTTCGCAGCAAGGCCAGGGACCAGGAAAAGGCCAGGGAGCAGGAGATCAGGCGGGGGAAGATTATTACGAAGCCGAAGTGTCCATGATGGAGCTTCAGGAGGCTTTGTTCAGTGAGCTTGAGCTGCCCAACCTGAAGCGCAAGGAAATGGCAGAGAACGTTGTGGAGAATATAGAGTTTAACGATATCCGCAAAACCGGATTAATGGGAAATATCGATAAGAAACGGACGATGATGTCTGCTTATAAACGAAACGCAATGAAGGGAAAGGCGCAATTTTACCCGATCTATCCGGAAGATTTGAAGTTTAAGACTTGGAATGAAGTGATTAAACCTGAGTCAAAGGCAGTCGTTATTGCGATGATGGACACAAGCGGCAGTATGGGGTTATGGGAAAAGTACATGGCACGAAGCTTTTTCTTCTGGATGACGCGGTTTCTCCGTACGAAATATGAGCATGTGGAAATTGAATTTATAGCCCATCATACTGAAGCAAAGGTTGTATCTGAAGAGGACTTTTTCAACAAAGGGGAGAGCGGAGGTACGATTTGCTCCTCTGTCTACAGGAAAGCCCTTGAAATTATTGATGAAAAATACCAGCCTGCCCGTTATAACATTTATCCATTCCATTTTTCAGATGGGGATAATCTGACGTCCGATAATGCGAGATGTGTGAAGCTTGTCGGTGAATTAATGAAGGTATCCAATATGTTTGGTTACGGCGAGGTCAATCAGTATAACCGGCACTCGACCTTAATGTCCGCTTATAAAAACATCACCAATGAAAACTTCCGCTATTATATCCTCAAGCAAAAAGTCGATGTATTCCATGCGATGAAAAGCTTTTTCCGAAAAGAAGCAGCTGAAATGACCAGCTGA
- a CDS encoding bifunctional 4-hydroxy-2-oxoglutarate aldolase/2-dehydro-3-deoxy-phosphogluconate aldolase, with the protein MRAHAFQESGVVAVIRGANPDTIVPIAQALKDGGVTALEITMENPKAIQVIERLNEAFNEEVLVGAGTVLDPETARTAISAGAKFIFSPTVSLDTIRMAKRYGVISVPGAMTPTEILTAYEAGADLVKVFPANVLGPEFLKAVAGPLPHIPLMPTGGIGLNNMEAFLKAGAAAIGVGSTLVSVGMAADGESLIKLADRARQFSECVRGFQVK; encoded by the coding sequence ATGAGAGCACATGCATTTCAGGAAAGCGGCGTTGTAGCCGTTATAAGAGGAGCGAATCCGGATACGATTGTTCCGATTGCTCAAGCCCTGAAGGATGGCGGGGTTACCGCCCTTGAAATTACGATGGAAAACCCGAAGGCAATCCAGGTGATTGAACGGTTAAACGAGGCGTTCAATGAAGAGGTTTTAGTAGGGGCCGGGACGGTACTGGATCCGGAGACGGCAAGAACAGCAATCTCAGCCGGAGCGAAATTTATTTTTTCACCAACTGTGAGCTTGGACACCATCCGTATGGCAAAGCGATACGGGGTCATCAGTGTACCGGGTGCAATGACCCCTACTGAAATTCTCACTGCCTATGAAGCAGGAGCAGATTTAGTGAAGGTATTTCCGGCAAATGTTTTGGGGCCGGAATTTTTAAAGGCAGTAGCAGGACCGCTTCCCCATATACCGCTCATGCCAACAGGCGGAATCGGACTCAATAATATGGAAGCCTTCCTAAAGGCGGGGGCAGCCGCGATTGGTGTGGGGAGCACACTGGTGAGCGTTGGAATGGCGGCTGATGGGGAAAGCCTGATCAAGCTTGCGGATCGAGCACGCCAATTCAGTGAATGTGTCCGGGGTTTCCAGGTGAAATGA
- a CDS encoding transporter substrate-binding domain-containing protein produces MKKVLIWMISVTLMMAVLTGCAEKEKGEDGLELVHKGEFIFAASGEFKPFSYVKNDMTMTGFDVEVGKAIAKELGLKPVEKRIKFKGIVEGVKTGRADVAVASHTINDQRAKYVRFSTPYYYSGPQIFTRKDSDIKTTADLKGKEVAAAKGSTYADTAKQYTGNVKIYDSDITALKALSEGRHDAVITDFVTGRSAANEGFKIKGQQLIERSAQAVVIPENNPLMEKKVNEALENLRKDGTLAKISIKYFGEDITKEEATEKPKK; encoded by the coding sequence ATGAAGAAGGTATTGATATGGATGATAAGCGTTACGCTTATGATGGCCGTGCTTACAGGCTGTGCCGAAAAGGAAAAAGGTGAAGACGGCTTGGAGCTTGTGCATAAAGGCGAGTTTATCTTTGCCGCTTCCGGAGAATTCAAGCCATTTAGTTATGTCAAAAACGATATGACCATGACAGGCTTTGATGTGGAAGTTGGTAAGGCAATTGCAAAGGAACTCGGGCTAAAGCCGGTTGAAAAACGGATTAAATTTAAAGGAATTGTAGAAGGGGTAAAAACAGGAAGAGCCGATGTAGCGGTTGCGAGCCACACGATCAATGATCAGCGGGCAAAGTATGTTCGTTTTTCCACTCCCTACTATTACTCCGGACCTCAAATTTTCACGAGAAAGGACAGCGATATTAAAACAACCGCTGACTTGAAAGGAAAAGAGGTTGCTGCAGCAAAAGGATCTACATACGCTGACACAGCGAAGCAGTACACAGGAAACGTGAAAATATATGATAGTGACATAACTGCGCTGAAGGCACTTAGTGAAGGACGCCATGACGCCGTTATCACGGATTTTGTAACCGGCCGAAGCGCTGCAAATGAAGGCTTTAAAATTAAGGGCCAGCAGCTGATTGAACGGAGTGCCCAGGCAGTGGTCATCCCCGAGAACAATCCGCTGATGGAGAAGAAAGTGAATGAGGCGCTGGAAAACCTGCGCAAGGATGGAACATTAGCAAAAATCAGTATTAAATATTTTGGAGAAGACATTACAAAAGAAGAAGCAACGGAGAAACCAAAAAAATAA
- the hxlA gene encoding 3-hexulose-6-phosphate synthase, translated as MELQLALDRLSLEDAIDLARRTDYFTDYVEVGTSLIKEFGMRSVFEVKKACPDKLVMADMKIMDNAVYESKLAFEAGADLLTVMGAAPVETIEICLNEAEKRGRTVMIDLLNTDLERTAKIVHCPAIFCVHTSKDLQESGNGSFEFEGLSFLKEMGVRTAAAGGIGVKSIPSLQKSGVSIVIAGSSITKAADPSRAAAELKEACMKGMSSLEC; from the coding sequence ATGGAGCTGCAGCTTGCGCTCGACCGGCTAAGTCTGGAGGATGCAATTGATTTAGCAAGAAGAACAGACTACTTTACGGATTATGTGGAAGTGGGAACGTCCCTCATAAAGGAATTCGGAATGCGGAGTGTATTTGAGGTGAAAAAGGCCTGTCCGGATAAGCTGGTTATGGCAGATATGAAAATCATGGATAACGCTGTTTATGAATCAAAGCTCGCATTTGAAGCGGGTGCTGATCTTCTAACTGTTATGGGAGCAGCGCCGGTAGAAACTATTGAAATTTGCCTCAATGAAGCGGAAAAAAGGGGCAGGACGGTAATGATTGATTTGCTGAACACCGATTTAGAAAGAACAGCAAAAATTGTCCACTGCCCTGCCATCTTTTGTGTCCATACCAGCAAGGATTTGCAGGAAAGCGGAAATGGAAGCTTTGAATTTGAAGGTTTGTCTTTCTTGAAGGAGATGGGAGTGCGAACTGCGGCAGCAGGGGGCATTGGTGTCAAAAGCATTCCTTCCCTGCAAAAATCCGGAGTCTCAATCGTTATTGCCGGCTCGAGCATCACAAAAGCGGCTGATCCTTCAAGGGCTGCTGCTGAGCTGAAAGAAGCCTGTATGAAAGGAATGAGCAGCCTTGAATGTTAA
- a CDS encoding amino acid ABC transporter permease, translating into MPSLPHFFQVFGESYDVFLKAMLLTLQLTVVSIIIGIFIGLFFALLKISNIKPLGYISDAYIYLVRGTPLIVQIFILYFGISGIFLIPDFWAASLALAFHNGAYIAEIFRGTIQSIDKGQMEAGRSLGMTRSLAMRRIVLPQAFRRALPPLGNQFIIGLKDSSLAAFISMNELFNVATTLGSNNFDEMTYLLIVAVYYLIVVAILTIGVNLIEKKLAVSDR; encoded by the coding sequence TTGCCTAGTTTGCCGCACTTTTTTCAAGTATTCGGAGAAAGCTATGATGTCTTTTTAAAGGCCATGCTGCTCACTCTGCAGCTCACGGTTGTATCAATCATCATCGGGATTTTTATCGGGTTGTTTTTTGCACTATTAAAAATTTCCAATATAAAGCCGCTGGGGTACATCTCGGATGCGTATATTTATCTGGTTCGCGGAACTCCGCTCATCGTCCAAATTTTCATCCTGTATTTCGGGATCAGCGGGATCTTTTTAATTCCGGATTTCTGGGCCGCATCGCTTGCGCTCGCTTTTCATAATGGTGCTTACATCGCCGAAATTTTCAGGGGTACCATTCAATCGATTGACAAAGGGCAAATGGAAGCGGGACGGTCTCTTGGAATGACCCGGTCGCTTGCGATGCGCAGAATTGTTTTGCCGCAGGCTTTCCGGCGTGCACTGCCGCCTCTTGGAAATCAATTTATCATCGGGTTAAAGGATTCATCCCTGGCCGCCTTTATTTCAATGAATGAACTATTCAATGTCGCGACAACGCTCGGTTCAAATAATTTTGATGAAATGACGTATTTGCTCATTGTCGCCGTTTACTACTTAATTGTCGTGGCAATTTTGACAATAGGTGTCAACCTGATCGAGAAAAAACTGGCTGTCAGTGACCGGTAG
- a CDS encoding pyridoxamine 5'-phosphate oxidase family protein — MDQQQLREQIVKLIDQNKIGTLATVKNGKPHSRYMTFSNENLTLYTPTDIETHKVEEVDENPNVHILLGYDGEGFGDTYVEIEGKASIEKSEELKQRLWDDNMKMWFDGPHDDNYIILKITPDQIRLMNKKGEPPHTLEV, encoded by the coding sequence ATGGATCAGCAACAACTAAGAGAACAAATCGTAAAATTAATTGACCAAAATAAAATCGGGACGCTTGCTACGGTTAAAAACGGAAAGCCGCATTCCCGCTATATGACATTTTCCAATGAAAATCTAACGCTTTATACTCCTACTGATATCGAGACTCATAAAGTGGAGGAAGTTGACGAGAACCCTAATGTTCATATCCTCCTTGGATATGATGGAGAAGGTTTTGGTGATACGTATGTAGAAATTGAAGGCAAGGCTTCAATTGAGAAATCAGAGGAGCTTAAACAGCGTTTATGGGATGACAATATGAAGATGTGGTTTGACGGCCCTCATGATGATAACTACATTATTTTGAAAATTACTCCGGATCAAATCAGGCTGATGAATAAAAAAGGCGAGCCGCCGCATACACTGGAAGTATAA